From the genome of Bradyrhizobium elkanii USDA 76, one region includes:
- a CDS encoding 4-hydroxyphenylacetate 3-hydroxylase N-terminal domain-containing protein, which yields MTTAAALRADMPASTTSVYTGAEFLDSIQDGREIYIYGERVKNVTQHPAFRNSARMVARWYDRFHEKKDQIGVLTDTGSGQLTHPFFLGSKTADDLVKGRDAIAELQKVSFGWMGRSPDYKASFLGTLGANSSFYGDYAGNAKKWYARTQERLDFWNHAIVNPPIDRDRAIEEVRDVFMHVEKETDAGLIVSGAKVVATGSALTHYNFIAHYGIPIKDKSFALIFTAPMDAKGIKLIARSSYEFTAAATGSPFDYPLSSRFDENDSILVFDKVLVPWENVFIYGDVDKINQFFPASGFIPRFTLHGVTRLAVKLDFIAGLFSMAVEATGSKDFRGVQTAVGEVIAWRNLFHGIADAMVKSPIAWQGTDGYNLPNLNYGLAYRVFAPMAYPRIKELIERHVASGLIYLPSSSADLESEAIRPYLDRFVRGSNGYAAIDRIKLLKLLWDAVGSEFGGRHELYERNYAGNYENLRVETLMAASATGDLGAMQDFVRNCMSDYDVSGWTAKDLVNPDDINLVSRGLVQG from the coding sequence ATGACTACTGCGGCAGCCCTGCGGGCCGACATGCCTGCGTCAACCACCAGCGTCTATACCGGTGCGGAATTCCTGGACAGCATCCAGGACGGCCGGGAAATCTACATCTACGGCGAGCGCGTCAAGAACGTCACCCAGCATCCCGCCTTTCGCAATTCGGCGCGGATGGTGGCGCGCTGGTACGACCGCTTCCACGAGAAGAAGGATCAGATCGGCGTCCTGACCGACACCGGCTCTGGACAGCTGACCCATCCGTTCTTCCTCGGCTCGAAAACGGCCGACGACCTCGTCAAGGGCCGCGATGCGATCGCCGAATTGCAGAAGGTTTCTTTCGGCTGGATGGGCCGCTCGCCGGACTACAAGGCGTCGTTCCTCGGCACGCTGGGGGCGAATTCGAGCTTCTATGGCGACTACGCCGGCAATGCGAAAAAGTGGTATGCCCGGACCCAGGAGCGTCTGGACTTCTGGAATCATGCCATCGTCAATCCGCCGATCGATCGCGACCGCGCCATCGAGGAGGTGCGCGACGTCTTCATGCATGTCGAGAAGGAAACCGACGCCGGCCTGATCGTGTCCGGCGCGAAGGTGGTCGCAACCGGCTCGGCGCTGACGCATTACAACTTCATCGCGCATTACGGTATCCCGATCAAGGACAAGTCGTTCGCGCTGATCTTCACGGCGCCGATGGATGCCAAGGGCATCAAGCTGATTGCCCGCTCGTCCTACGAATTCACCGCGGCCGCGACCGGCTCGCCGTTCGACTATCCGCTGTCCAGCCGCTTCGATGAGAACGACTCGATTCTCGTGTTCGACAAGGTGCTGGTGCCCTGGGAGAACGTCTTCATCTATGGCGACGTCGACAAGATCAACCAGTTCTTTCCGGCGTCGGGCTTCATCCCGCGGTTCACGCTGCACGGCGTGACGCGGCTTGCCGTCAAGCTCGACTTCATCGCCGGCCTGTTCTCGATGGCGGTCGAGGCGACCGGGTCGAAGGATTTTCGCGGCGTGCAGACGGCGGTGGGCGAGGTGATTGCCTGGCGCAATCTGTTCCACGGCATTGCCGACGCGATGGTGAAGTCGCCGATCGCCTGGCAGGGGACCGATGGCTACAACCTGCCGAACCTGAACTACGGGCTGGCCTATCGCGTGTTCGCGCCGATGGCCTATCCGCGGATCAAGGAATTGATCGAGCGTCATGTCGCGAGCGGCCTGATCTATCTGCCGTCGAGTTCGGCCGATCTGGAAAGCGAGGCCATCCGGCCCTATCTCGACCGCTTCGTGCGCGGCTCCAACGGTTATGCCGCGATCGACCGGATCAAGCTGCTGAAGCTGCTGTGGGACGCGGTCGGCTCGGAGTTCGGCGGCCGGCATGAGCTCTACGAGCGCAACTATGCGGGCAATTACGAGAACCTGCGCGTCGAGACGCTGATGGCCGCGAGCGCCACCGGCGACCTCGGTGCCATGCAGGATTTCGTCCGCAATTGCATGAGCGACTACGACGTCTCCGGTTGGACGGCGAAGGACCTCGTCAACCCCGACGACATCAACCTCGTCAGCCGCGGTCTGGTGCAAGGCTGA
- a CDS encoding TIGR02281 family clan AA aspartic protease → MTRILLVIVLLMATAGAVVAYGDPEQIARARENLTQIFGRSITASASTPSSAPAVQIARGQGGEFAFRAKINGVSAPMVIDTGATSVVLTWETAKAIGLPIDMLEYNVDLETAGGHTKAARLTLDRLAVGKLVEKSVPALVVQRGQMKTNLLGMSFLDRLESWGVRADTLSLTGYPDVTGSINTSSRHRRPRTAVD, encoded by the coding sequence GTGACCCGTATCCTCCTCGTCATCGTGCTGCTGATGGCAACCGCCGGCGCCGTCGTCGCCTATGGCGACCCCGAGCAGATCGCCCGCGCCAGGGAAAATCTCACCCAGATCTTCGGCCGCAGCATCACCGCCTCAGCCTCCACCCCCAGCTCCGCCCCTGCGGTGCAGATTGCGCGCGGCCAGGGCGGCGAGTTCGCGTTCCGCGCCAAGATCAACGGCGTCAGCGCCCCGATGGTGATCGACACCGGCGCGACCTCGGTCGTGCTGACCTGGGAAACCGCGAAAGCGATCGGGCTGCCGATCGATATGCTCGAATACAATGTCGACCTCGAGACCGCCGGCGGTCACACCAAGGCGGCGCGGCTGACGCTCGATCGGCTCGCGGTCGGCAAGCTGGTCGAGAAATCGGTGCCGGCGCTGGTGGTGCAGCGCGGGCAGATGAAGACCAACCTGCTCGGCATGAGCTTCCTCGACCGGCTCGAGAGCTGGGGCGTCCGCGCCGACACGCTGAGCCTGACCGGCTACCCCGACGTCACCGGCAGTATCAACACCTCGAGCCGCCATCGGCGTCCGCGCACGGCGGTCGATTAG
- a CDS encoding VOC family protein, with the protein MGMSVGVLDHFNIRTRNLSATVRFYEDILGLEKGARPNFAFPGAWMYSEGKAVVHLVDISATDEAQKPDSGVVHHVAFASQGFDGMRQRLQSKGMEFDSRQVPGGDLWQIFVNDPNGVMIELNYEAAKEGGSAAPAERRDDVGAR; encoded by the coding sequence ATGGGCATGAGCGTCGGTGTGCTCGATCATTTCAATATCCGGACCCGGAATCTCTCCGCCACGGTGCGGTTCTATGAGGACATTCTGGGCCTGGAAAAGGGCGCGCGGCCGAACTTCGCGTTCCCCGGTGCGTGGATGTACAGCGAGGGCAAGGCGGTCGTGCATCTGGTCGATATTTCGGCGACCGACGAGGCACAAAAGCCTGACTCAGGCGTCGTCCATCACGTCGCCTTTGCCAGCCAGGGCTTCGATGGGATGAGGCAGCGGCTTCAGTCCAAGGGCATGGAATTCGACTCGCGCCAGGTTCCCGGCGGCGATCTCTGGCAGATCTTCGTCAACGACCCCAACGGGGTCATGATCGAGCTGAACTACGAGGCCGCCAAGGAAGGCGGCTCGGCTGCGCCGGCCGAGCGGCGGGACGACGTCGGAGCGAGGTAG
- a CDS encoding NAD(P)-dependent oxidoreductase, translating to MAKVAFLGLGVMGFPMAGHLVKKGGHEVTVYNRTAAKAKEWADKFGGKTAPTPKAAAEGQDFVMCCVGNDNDLRSVTIGPDGAFAGVRKGATFVDHTTASAEVARELDAAATKAGFKFVDGPVSGGQAGAENGVLTVMCGGSEDAYAGAEPIITGAYARMCKLLGPAGAGQLTKMVNQICIAGLVQGLSEGIHFAKKSGLDVAAVIETISKGAAQSWQMENRYKTMNEGKYDFGFAVEWMRKDLSIALAEARRNGATLPATALVDQFYAEVEKMGGKRWDTSSLLARLQR from the coding sequence ATGGCTAAAGTCGCTTTTCTCGGTCTCGGCGTGATGGGTTTCCCGATGGCGGGGCACCTCGTGAAAAAAGGCGGCCATGAGGTCACCGTTTACAACCGGACCGCGGCGAAGGCGAAGGAATGGGCCGACAAGTTCGGCGGCAAGACGGCGCCGACCCCGAAGGCCGCCGCCGAGGGCCAGGACTTCGTGATGTGCTGCGTCGGCAATGACAACGACCTGCGTTCGGTCACGATCGGCCCCGACGGCGCCTTCGCCGGGGTCAGGAAGGGCGCGACCTTCGTCGACCACACCACCGCCTCCGCCGAGGTCGCCCGCGAGCTCGATGCTGCCGCGACCAAGGCCGGCTTCAAGTTCGTCGACGGGCCGGTGTCGGGCGGCCAGGCCGGCGCCGAGAACGGCGTGCTGACGGTGATGTGCGGCGGCAGCGAAGACGCCTATGCCGGCGCCGAGCCGATCATCACCGGCGCCTATGCGCGGATGTGCAAATTGCTCGGACCGGCAGGCGCCGGCCAGCTCACCAAGATGGTCAACCAGATCTGCATCGCCGGTCTCGTGCAGGGCCTCTCCGAAGGCATTCACTTCGCCAAGAAGAGCGGCCTCGACGTCGCCGCCGTGATCGAGACCATCTCCAAGGGCGCGGCGCAGTCCTGGCAGATGGAAAACCGCTACAAGACCATGAACGAGGGCAAGTACGATTTCGGCTTCGCGGTCGAATGGATGCGCAAGGACCTCTCGATCGCGCTGGCGGAAGCCCGCCGCAACGGCGCCACCCTGCCCGCCACCGCGCTGGTCGATCAGTTCTATGCCGAGGTCGAGAAGATGGGCGGCAAGCGCTGGGATACGTCGAGCCTGCTGGCCCGTCTGCAGCGCTAA
- a CDS encoding DUF1289 domain-containing protein — protein sequence MSSETPCIAVCMMDPRTKLCFGCGRTLPEIARWHKMDRTERLSVMATLPARMAEAGLERMEPRPKRA from the coding sequence ATGAGCTCAGAGACGCCGTGTATCGCAGTCTGCATGATGGACCCCAGGACGAAGCTCTGCTTCGGCTGTGGCCGCACGCTTCCGGAGATCGCGCGCTGGCACAAGATGGACCGCACGGAGCGGCTGTCGGTGATGGCGACGCTGCCGGCGCGCATGGCCGAGGCCGGGCTCGAGCGCATGGAGCCGCGTCCGAAGCGCGCGTGA
- a CDS encoding TRAP transporter substrate-binding protein: protein MKRRDFLKVSAAGAAATAVAAPAIAQSSPEIKWRLTSSFPKSLDTIYGGAEQVSKYVAEMTDNKFQIQVFAAGELAPGLQALDATSNGTVEMCHTVSYYYVGKDPTFAIYASVPFGLNARMQNSWWYQGGGQELGNEFFKKFGVIGFPTGNTGTQMGGWFRKEIKTVADMSGLKMRIGGIAGQVLQKVGVVPQQLAGGDIYPALEKGTIDAAEWVGPYDDEKLGFAKVAKYYYYPGFWEGGPTVHAFANLEKWNALPKGYQAILTNACANANSWMQARYDMQNPTALKRLVAGGTQLRPFTNEVLEACLKATNELWGEISAKNADFKKSVEAMQAYRSDQYLWWQVAEYTFDSFMIRSRTRG from the coding sequence ATGAAGCGTCGTGATTTTTTGAAAGTTTCTGCGGCCGGTGCTGCCGCGACGGCGGTTGCTGCGCCGGCGATCGCGCAGTCCTCGCCTGAAATCAAGTGGCGCCTGACCTCGAGCTTCCCGAAGTCGCTGGACACCATCTATGGCGGCGCCGAGCAGGTGTCGAAGTACGTCGCCGAAATGACCGACAACAAGTTCCAGATCCAGGTGTTCGCGGCTGGCGAACTCGCGCCTGGCTTGCAGGCCTTGGACGCGACGTCGAACGGTACTGTCGAGATGTGCCACACGGTCTCGTACTACTATGTCGGCAAGGATCCGACCTTCGCGATCTATGCGTCGGTGCCGTTCGGGCTCAACGCCCGCATGCAGAACTCCTGGTGGTACCAGGGCGGCGGCCAGGAACTCGGCAACGAGTTCTTCAAGAAGTTCGGCGTGATCGGTTTCCCGACCGGCAACACCGGCACCCAGATGGGCGGCTGGTTCCGCAAGGAGATCAAGACCGTCGCCGACATGTCGGGCCTGAAGATGCGCATCGGCGGCATTGCCGGCCAGGTGCTGCAGAAGGTCGGCGTGGTGCCGCAGCAGCTCGCCGGCGGCGACATCTATCCGGCGCTCGAGAAGGGCACTATTGATGCCGCCGAGTGGGTCGGCCCGTATGACGACGAGAAGCTCGGCTTCGCCAAGGTCGCGAAGTACTATTACTATCCGGGCTTCTGGGAAGGCGGCCCCACGGTCCACGCTTTCGCCAATCTCGAGAAGTGGAATGCGCTCCCCAAAGGCTACCAGGCCATCCTGACCAATGCATGTGCCAACGCCAATAGCTGGATGCAGGCGCGCTACGACATGCAGAACCCGACGGCTCTGAAGCGGCTGGTTGCGGGCGGCACGCAGCTGCGTCCGTTCACCAACGAAGTGCTCGAGGCCTGCCTCAAGGCGACCAACGAGCTGTGGGGCGAAATCTCGGCCAAGAATGCCGATTTCAAGAAATCCGTCGAGGCCATGCAGGCCTATCGCTCCGACCAATATCTGTGGTGGCAGGTTGCCGAATATACCTTCGACAGCTTTATGATCCGCTCGCGCACCCGCGGCTGA
- the catC gene encoding muconolactone Delta-isomerase: MLFHVEMDVRIPHDLPVEKVDALKAAERVRAMELQRTGAWRHLWRVAGRYANVSIFDVSGAQELHDILSSLPLFPFMEIQVTPLCRHPSSIHDDDR; the protein is encoded by the coding sequence ATGCTGTTCCACGTCGAAATGGATGTGCGGATTCCGCACGATCTCCCGGTCGAGAAGGTCGACGCGCTGAAGGCGGCGGAACGGGTCCGCGCCATGGAGCTGCAGCGCACGGGGGCCTGGCGCCACCTGTGGCGGGTGGCGGGGCGCTACGCCAATGTCAGCATCTTCGACGTGTCTGGCGCGCAGGAATTGCACGACATCCTGTCCAGCCTGCCGCTGTTTCCGTTCATGGAGATCCAGGTCACGCCGCTGTGCCGGCACCCGTCGTCGATCCACGACGACGACCGATAG
- a CDS encoding sensor histidine kinase, with the protein MSNPAEKPEVVALPAGPQVTVPVNSRRVAAQRVREARDRLTSTSGTRPAFDAELLRQYAQTRMSASYVVMLLVVATGVLFGLWMKPIVAGAWTVGILCVHLAIIRSCSRFLAEPTSVAVTRKWRTRFVLLDLLYGLCWTAILIHPAGRDLASNTLMMFLMLLVIAVSSMLAASLPIAALAATVPVTVGIALDLVLNGAFDNYVLALLALAAEGYFALLAHRLHSTTLATLEARAEKDALIGELEQAKAISDEARHRAESANVAKSRFLAQMSHELRTPLNAILGFSEVMKSEIFGAHTVPVYKEYSADIHNSGVHLLNLINEILDLSRIEAGRYELNEEAVALVHVVADCHHLLKLRASSRGITIHEVFEHGMPRIWGDERAIRQVVLNLLSNAIKFTPQGGEIWLKVGWTASGGQYLSVKDTGSGIAEDEIPVVLASFGQGSNSIKSAEQGAGLGLPIAKSLIDMHGGTFTLKSKLRIGTEVIVTLPPERVMSALAPMTEEAPPMQPPEPVEPAMGADRKRVRRKSIMSAGTGL; encoded by the coding sequence ATGAGTAATCCCGCAGAAAAGCCTGAAGTTGTAGCGCTTCCGGCAGGACCTCAGGTGACGGTGCCGGTGAACAGCCGGCGCGTCGCCGCGCAGCGGGTGCGCGAGGCGCGGGATCGGTTAACGTCAACCAGTGGAACCCGCCCGGCGTTCGACGCCGAACTGCTCCGCCAATACGCCCAGACCCGGATGTCGGCGTCCTACGTCGTGATGTTGCTCGTGGTGGCAACCGGCGTGCTGTTTGGCCTCTGGATGAAGCCGATCGTGGCCGGCGCCTGGACGGTCGGCATCCTCTGCGTCCATCTCGCCATCATCCGCAGTTGTTCCCGCTTCCTCGCCGAACCCACCTCGGTCGCGGTCACCCGCAAATGGCGGACGCGCTTCGTGCTGCTCGACCTGCTGTACGGCCTGTGCTGGACCGCAATCCTGATCCACCCCGCCGGGCGCGATCTCGCCTCCAACACGCTGATGATGTTCCTGATGCTGCTGGTGATCGCGGTCTCCAGCATGCTGGCCGCGAGCCTGCCGATCGCAGCCCTTGCGGCGACAGTTCCGGTGACGGTCGGGATCGCGCTCGACCTCGTGCTCAACGGCGCATTCGACAATTACGTGCTGGCGCTGCTCGCGCTGGCCGCCGAAGGTTATTTCGCTCTGCTCGCGCACCGCCTGCATTCGACCACGCTGGCGACGCTGGAGGCGCGCGCCGAAAAGGACGCGCTGATCGGCGAACTGGAGCAGGCCAAGGCGATCTCCGACGAGGCGCGCCACCGTGCCGAATCCGCCAACGTCGCCAAGTCGCGCTTCCTGGCCCAGATGAGCCACGAGCTGCGCACGCCGCTCAACGCCATCCTCGGCTTCTCCGAGGTGATGAAGAGCGAGATCTTCGGCGCGCATACCGTGCCGGTCTACAAGGAATATTCCGCCGACATCCATAATTCCGGCGTGCACCTGCTCAATCTCATCAACGAGATCCTCGATCTGTCGCGGATCGAGGCCGGCCGCTACGAGCTGAACGAAGAGGCCGTGGCGCTGGTGCATGTCGTCGCCGATTGCCACCATCTGTTGAAGCTGCGCGCCTCCAGCCGCGGCATCACCATCCACGAGGTGTTCGAGCACGGCATGCCCAGGATCTGGGGCGACGAGCGCGCCATCCGCCAGGTCGTGCTCAACCTGCTCTCCAACGCGATCAAGTTCACCCCGCAGGGCGGCGAGATCTGGCTGAAGGTCGGCTGGACCGCGTCGGGCGGGCAATATCTGAGCGTCAAGGACACCGGCAGCGGCATCGCCGAGGACGAGATCCCGGTCGTGCTGGCCTCCTTCGGCCAGGGCTCCAACTCGATCAAGTCGGCGGAACAGGGCGCGGGCCTTGGCCTGCCGATCGCGAAAAGCCTGATCGACATGCATGGCGGCACCTTCACACTGAAATCGAAGCTGCGCATCGGCACCGAGGTGATCGTCACCTTGCCGCCGGAACGGGTGATGAGCGCGCTGGCGCCGATGACTGAAGAAGCGCCGCCGATGCAGCCGCCGGAGCCCGTCGAGCCCGCGATGGGCGCTGACCGGAAACGCGTGCGCCGCAAATCGATCATGAGTGCCGGCACCGGATTGTAG
- a CDS encoding Mrp/NBP35 family ATP-binding protein: MSVTQQQVLDCLARVMSPRGTALTNANVLSAITVTDGKVFFSINVDAAEARAWESVRAQAENAVRAIPGVSVAMIALTAERKAGGAAPAPRPAGGVPPASAHRHAHPPGGQSPMARQAEIPGISAVIAVASGKGGVGKSTTALNLALGLRDLGLRVGLLDADIYGPSVPRLTGIREKPQLNDDKKMVPLQRFGLSIMSIGFLVEEDTAMIWRGPMVMSAITQMLRDVAWGTLDVLVVDMPPGTGDAQLTLAQNVPLKGAVIISTPQDLSLIDARRGLAMFKKVNVPVLGIVENMSYFQCPHCGTRSDIFGHGGARHEAEKLGVPFLGEIPLHIAIRTASDSGNPVVESEPDGPHAAIYRAIGGKVREQLQGVIAAA, translated from the coding sequence GTGAGCGTGACGCAGCAACAGGTTCTCGATTGCCTCGCCAGGGTGATGTCGCCACGCGGCACGGCCTTGACCAACGCCAATGTGCTGTCGGCGATCACGGTCACCGACGGCAAGGTGTTCTTCTCGATCAACGTCGATGCCGCGGAGGCCCGCGCGTGGGAGAGCGTGCGTGCGCAGGCCGAGAACGCCGTGCGCGCCATTCCCGGCGTCAGCGTCGCGATGATCGCACTGACCGCCGAGCGCAAGGCGGGCGGTGCGGCGCCGGCGCCACGGCCGGCCGGCGGCGTCCCGCCGGCGTCCGCCCATCGCCATGCGCATCCGCCCGGCGGGCAATCGCCGATGGCCCGGCAGGCCGAAATCCCCGGCATCTCCGCCGTCATCGCCGTTGCGTCCGGCAAGGGCGGCGTCGGCAAGTCGACCACGGCGCTCAACCTCGCGCTCGGCCTGCGCGACCTCGGCCTGCGCGTCGGGCTGCTCGACGCCGACATCTACGGCCCGTCGGTGCCGCGGCTGACCGGCATCCGCGAGAAGCCGCAGCTCAATGACGACAAGAAGATGGTCCCGCTGCAGCGCTTCGGCCTGTCGATCATGTCGATCGGCTTCCTGGTCGAGGAGGACACCGCGATGATCTGGCGCGGGCCGATGGTGATGTCGGCGATCACCCAGATGCTGCGCGACGTCGCCTGGGGCACGCTCGACGTGCTCGTGGTCGACATGCCGCCCGGCACCGGCGATGCCCAGCTCACGCTGGCGCAGAACGTCCCGCTCAAGGGCGCCGTCATCATCTCGACCCCGCAGGACCTCTCGCTGATCGACGCCCGGCGCGGGCTTGCGATGTTCAAGAAGGTCAATGTGCCGGTGCTCGGCATCGTCGAGAACATGAGCTATTTCCAGTGCCCGCATTGCGGCACCCGCTCGGATATCTTCGGCCATGGCGGCGCCCGCCACGAGGCCGAGAAGCTGGGGGTGCCGTTCCTCGGCGAAATCCCCCTGCACATCGCGATCCGCACCGCCTCCGATTCCGGCAACCCGGTGGTCGAGAGCGAACCGGACGGCCCGCACGCGGCGATCTACCGCGCGATCGGCGGCAAGGTCCGCGAGCAGCTGCAAGGCGTCATCGCGGCAGCCTGA